Proteins encoded in a region of the Rutidosis leptorrhynchoides isolate AG116_Rl617_1_P2 chromosome 9, CSIRO_AGI_Rlap_v1, whole genome shotgun sequence genome:
- the LOC139866185 gene encoding uncharacterized protein produces the protein MKAKSTVLNPSIVNVEHKRDAYGFAVRPQHVQRYREYSSIYKEEEEERSDRWKDFLERQSESAQLPGTGITAEESKTTEGDDLSVEKPGHDDGQKEDVGPVHQAQIWSHIRPSLRAIEDMMNARVKKKIYVDKTENDNGADKPAVFEDARPAKDEDSEEEFYDLERSESDLTQSISLSEDGLITQTVTTESSIPWREELECLVQGGVPMALRGELWQAFVGVKARRVENYYHNLLDHDTTNDSSKISTAESVCLPEKWKGQIEKDLPRTFPGHPALDDDGRNALRRLLTAYARHNPSVGYCQAMNFFAGLLLLLMPEENAFWALMGILDDYFEGYYSEEMLESQVDQLVFEELVRERFPKLVNHLDYLGVQVAWVSGPWFLSIFMNMLPWESVLRVWDVLLFQGNRVMLFRTALALMELYGPALVTTKDAGDAITLLQSLAGSTFDSSQLVLTACMGYHNVNEPRLQVLRDKHRPSVEAALEERSKGLRMLKENKMDQTGVKLKNGVLSRIDSESSNENELYMGVSGDVEIDSVPDLQEQILWLKNELCKIIEEKRSSTLRAEELETALMEMVKQDNRRQLSAQVEQLEREVAELNQALACKQEQENAMLQVLMRVEQEQKITEDARIYAEQDAAAQRYAAQVLQEKYEAATTSIAEMEERLVMAESMLEATLQYQSGQHKAQPSPRSTNHDSSAVKPSQELSQDIPARKISLLSRPFGLGWLDKNKEKSAEEANHVTSSGELKILNSLQKDTNGHQMEEVSLG, from the exons ATGAAGGCTAAATCAACAGTTTTGAATCCTTCTATTGTCAATGTGGAACACAAAAG AGATGCTTATGGTTTTGCAGTGAGACCTCAACATGTACAAAGATATCGTGAATATTCAAGCATCTACAAG GAGGAAGAGGAAGAACGATCTGATAGGTGGAAAGACTTTTTGGAACGACAATCAGAGTCTGCGCAATTGCCTGGAACTGGCATTACTGCAGAGGAAAGTAAGACCACAGAAGGAGATGATTTGAGTGTTGAAAAACCTGGTCATGATGATGGCCAGAAGGAAGATGTGGGTCCAGTTCATCAAGCACAAATATGGTCTCATATTAGACCATCCCTTCGAGCCATTGAGGATATGATGAATGCTCGTGTTAAGAAGAAGATATATGTTGATAAAACTGAGAACGATAATGGAGCCGACAAACCTGCAGTGTTTGAAGATGCTAGACCTGCAAAAGACGAGGACTCTGAAGAAGAATTTTATGATTTGGAGAGGTCAGAATCAGATCTAACTCAAAGTATCTCTTTAAGTGAAGATGGGTTAATTACCCAAACGGTCACTACAGAATCATCAATTCCATGGAGAGAAGAGTTGGAATGTCTAGTTCAAGGGGGAGTGCCAATGGCTCTTAGAGGAGAG CTTTGGCAAGCATTTGTGGGTGTGAAGGCTCGCCGTGTTGAAAACTATTACCATAATCTTTTGGATCATGATACAACTAACGATAGCAGTAAGATTTCAACTGCCGAATCAGTATGCTTACCAGAGAAATGGAAAGGGCAGATTGAGAAG GACTTGCCTCGAACATTTCCAGGTCATCCTGCTTTGGATGATGATGGTAGAAATGCCTTGAGACGTTTACTCACTGCATATGCTAGACATAATCCATCTGTTGGTTACTGTCAG GCCATGAATTTCTTTGCTGGATTGTTATTGCTGCTGATGCCTGAAGAAAATGCCTTTTG GGCTTTGATGGGCATTCTTGATGATTATTTTGAGGGCTATTATTCAGAGGAAATGTTAGAGTCTCAG GTTGACCAGCTTGTGTTTGAGGAGTTGGTGCGTGAGAGGTTCCCCAAACTGG TTAATCATCTGGATTATCTTGGAGTACAAGTAGCCTGGGTATCCGGGCCATGGTTCCTTTCAATATTTATGAATATGCTTCCCTGGGAGAGTG TTCTTAGAGTATGGGATGTGCTTCTATTTCAAGGAAATCGCGTTATGTTGTTTCGAACAGCACTTGCTTTGATGGAGTTGTACG GACCTGCATTAGTTACAACAAAAGATGCCGGAGATGCAATCACATTGCTGCAGTCACTGGCTGGATCAACATTTGATAGTAGTCAACTTGTGTTAACCGCTTGCATGGGTTATCATAACGTAAATGAGCCAAGACTGCAAGTTCTAAGAGATAAACATCGACCATCTGTAGAAGCTGCACTTGAGGAAAGATCAAAGGGGCTACGTATGTTAAAAGAAAATAAAATGGATCAAACAGGGGTTAAATTGAAAAACGGTGTATTATCACGTATAGATTCTGAGTCATCTAATGAGAATGAACTTTATATGGGTGTATCTGGGGATGTGGAGATCGATTCTGTTCCAGATCTTCAAGAACAG ATCTTGTGGCTGAAGAATGAGTTGTGCAAGATAATTGAGGAAAAACGATCTTCGACACTCAG AGCCGAGGAGTTGGAAACTGCTCTAATGGAGATGGTCAAGCAAGATAACCGACGACAGTTAAGTGCACAG GTTGAACAATTAGAGCGAGAGGTTGCTGAGTTAAACCAGGCCCTTGCTTGCAAACAGGAACAGGAAAATGCCATGCTTCAG GTTTTGATGAGAGTAGAGCAAGAACAAAAGATAACTGAAGATGCACGCATATATGCTGAGCAAGATGCCGCAGCCCAGAGATATGCTGCTCAAGTGCTTCAG GAAAAGTATGAAGCAGCAACTACTTCGATTGCTGAAATGGAGGAGAGACTTGTTATGGCAGAATCAATGCTGGAGGCTACCTTGCAATACCAATCTGGCCAACATAAAGCCCAACCTTCTCCTAG ATCTACAAATCACGATTCATCAGCAGTAAAGCCTAGTCAAGAGCTTTCGCAAGACATACCTGCAAGAAAAATTAGTCTATTATCAAGACCGTTTGGACTTGGGTGGCTTGACAAGAATAAG GAGAAGTCGGCTGAAGAAGCAAACCATGTAACTTCTAGTGGTGAGTTAAAGATATTGAATTCTTTACAGAAAGACACGAATGGTCATCAAATGGAGGAGGTATCCCTTGGCTGA
- the LOC139867251 gene encoding probable adenylate kinase 6, chloroplastic, with protein MAVFSRLLRASTNTIRTFSSSSSTSSSSSSSPALIKPSRNVQWVFLGCPGVGKGTYASRLSKLVGVPHIATGDLVRDELNSNGPLSSQLAEIVNQGKLVSDEFIFNLLSRRLEAGEAKGESGFILDGFPRTIRQAEILEGVTNVDLVINLKLREEALLAKCLGRRTCSQCGGNYNVACIDIKADGESPAMYMPPLLPPTDCASKLITRPDDTEEVVKERLRIYNVKSRPVEEFYRNRGKLLEFDLPGGIPESWTKLLQVLNLDDREDKKSAAA; from the exons ATGGCGGTTTTTAGCCGGCTATTAAGAGCCTCCACCAACACAATTCGCACCTTTTCGTCTTCCAGTTccacatcatcatcttcttcttcatcaccgGCGTTGATTAAGCCCTCACGCAACGTACAGTGGGTGTTTCTCGGTTGTCCCGGCGTCGGAAAAGGAACTTACGCTAGTCGTTTGTCTAAGCTCGTCGGTGTTCCTCATATCGCCACCGGTGATCTCGTTCGCGATGAGCTCAATTCCAATGGCCCTCTCTCTTCTCAG CTTGCTGAGATTGTGAACCAAGGGAAGCTAGTTTCAGAtgaatttatatttaatttattgtcCCGAAGACTTGAAGCTGGGGAGGCGAAAGGCGAATCGGGTTTCATTCTTGATGGATTCCCTCGGACCATACGACAAGCG GAAATCTTAGAGGGAGTAACAAACGTCGACTTAGTAATCAACCTGAAGCTTAGAGAAGAAGCATTGCTTGCAAAATGTCTAGGTAGAAGAACTTGTAGTCAATGCGGCGGGAACTATAATGTAGCGTGCATCGACATCAAGGCTGATGGTGAAAGCCCTGCAATGTACATGCCGCCTCTTCTTCCACCTACCGATTGTGCGTCAAAACTTATTACACGGCCCGATGACACTGAAGAGGTTGTAAAAGAACGTCTCCGTATTTATAATGTGAAG AGTCGGCCGGTTGAAGAGTTTTATCGCAACCGAGGAAAGTTGTTAGAGTTTGATCTTCCAGGAGGGATCCCGGAATCATGGACAAAACTGCTTCAAGTTTTAAATCTCGATGATCGTGAAGATAAAAAATCTGCAGCAGCATGA